The following are encoded together in the Xanthomonas vesicatoria ATCC 35937 genome:
- a CDS encoding lamin tail domain-containing protein, giving the protein MHVLQRRAAVFFCALAVAGHANAQVVISQVYGGGGNSGATLRSDFIELHNIGSTPVSLDGWSVQYASAAGSSWQLTPLAGSVPAGGYYLVKQADGSGGSVALPTPDATGTLAMSGTAGKVALSTGASALSGACPTGNADLVGYGSNASCAEGNAPTPAPSNTLAVLRGNDGCTDTDNNAADFATGAPAPRNSASAARLCSGGDQPIATLADVSQAEGNSGTRSVVFTLSLSQPAGAGGVRFTAATVDGTATAGSDYVALPATSLRIAAGERTASIAVDVLGDTVSEPDERFSLQISGLTGALPASLSATGTIVNDDFSLLPIHAIQGKGARSPLDGQVVATSGIVTARRSAGFFLQAPDTEADGDPATSEGVYVYTGSAPPEAAAIGNRVRVQGTVIEYVPTADPTQPPLTEIGGSVTVLADSTGNPLPMPVALSANFPNPNGAYDQLEALEGMRVAAASLTVNAPTGGSVNETNATASSNGVFHAVVTGVPRAFREPGVQLPDPLPAGTPAGVPRWNTNPEVIAVGSAGVGAERLDLASGCLVLNVVGPLDYSFRRYTLYPERTPQVSCNGADQPRPAPLPQADDVAVATYNMERFFDDQNDPAIGEPVLTPAAFQARLNKASLAIRNYLHAPDVLGTVEVENLSVLQTLAARINADAVAAGQQDPRYVAYLQEGNDVGGIDVGFLVKTAEVAGGVQRVEVLSIAQEGKTTTWTEPAGGVSLLNDRPPLVLTANVHQADGRTLPLTAIVVHQRSLNGAETDDAAGTRIRAKRQAQAEYLARLLQTRQQVNPDEKVLVMGDFNAFEFNDGYVDAMGTVTGKPAPDAQTVVGGDGADLVDPDYTDLTWFNTPNQSYSYAFDGNVQSLDHILASDALMRAPQIASLLVGHARINADFPGTARNDANTPTRLSDHDPTVVLLRMSKQVNADLGVAVTAARDQVREDEPIDYTVDVENRGPDRAPFTALALVFDLPVRARITAPVGWFCQNLTNATQTTFTCNLPALNPGAKQSFTVHLDASPELAGRTLMLAGSVASQSPDPQPDNNTDTATVTVQARPQPRSDLAVRFDGPTSLPTTAFNASYRVLLDNVGAAPAQRPSLVIEGNTVSALSQLVPPQGWHCDKQVQSLRSARFVCSSAAVVLPGAQLAFQLSVAAKPIPADGAIRVQATATSASPDANPSNDSALIVTPIGGGAGRR; this is encoded by the coding sequence ATGCATGTGTTGCAGCGTCGTGCAGCCGTATTTTTCTGTGCGCTGGCCGTTGCCGGCCACGCCAATGCCCAGGTCGTCATCAGCCAGGTCTACGGCGGTGGCGGCAATAGCGGCGCCACCCTCCGCAGCGATTTCATCGAGCTGCACAACATCGGCAGTACCCCGGTCAGCCTGGACGGCTGGTCGGTGCAGTACGCCTCGGCCGCCGGCAGCAGCTGGCAGCTCACCCCGTTGGCAGGCAGCGTGCCGGCCGGCGGCTATTACCTGGTCAAGCAGGCCGATGGCAGCGGTGGCAGCGTGGCGCTGCCCACGCCGGACGCCACAGGCACGCTGGCCATGAGCGGCACCGCCGGCAAGGTGGCGCTGAGCACTGGCGCCTCCGCGTTAAGCGGCGCTTGCCCCACCGGTAACGCCGATTTGGTGGGCTACGGCAGCAATGCCAGCTGCGCCGAAGGCAACGCACCCACACCGGCCCCCAGCAATACGCTGGCGGTGCTGCGCGGCAACGACGGTTGCACCGATACCGACAACAACGCCGCCGATTTCGCCACCGGCGCGCCCGCGCCGCGCAATAGCGCCAGCGCCGCGCGCTTGTGCAGCGGCGGTGACCAGCCGATCGCCACGCTGGCCGATGTCAGCCAGGCCGAAGGCAATAGCGGCACCCGCAGCGTCGTGTTCACGCTGAGCCTGAGCCAGCCGGCCGGTGCCGGCGGGGTGAGATTCACTGCCGCTACCGTCGATGGCACCGCCACCGCCGGCAGCGACTACGTCGCCCTACCCGCCACTAGCCTGCGCATTGCCGCGGGCGAGCGCACGGCCAGCATTGCGGTGGATGTGCTGGGCGACACCGTCTCCGAGCCGGACGAACGCTTCAGCCTGCAGATCAGCGGCCTCACCGGCGCGCTGCCGGCCTCGCTCAGCGCCACCGGCACCATCGTCAACGACGACTTCAGCCTGCTGCCGATCCACGCCATCCAGGGCAAGGGCGCCCGCTCGCCGCTGGACGGCCAGGTCGTCGCCACCTCGGGCATCGTCACCGCACGCCGCAGCGCCGGGTTCTTCCTGCAGGCCCCGGATACCGAAGCCGACGGCGACCCGGCCACCTCCGAAGGCGTCTACGTCTACACCGGCAGCGCACCGCCGGAAGCGGCCGCTATCGGCAACCGGGTGCGCGTGCAGGGCACGGTGATCGAATACGTGCCCACCGCCGACCCGACCCAGCCACCACTGACCGAAATCGGCGGCAGCGTCACCGTGCTGGCCGATTCCACCGGCAACCCCTTGCCGATGCCAGTGGCGTTAAGCGCGAACTTCCCCAACCCCAACGGTGCCTATGATCAGCTCGAAGCGCTGGAAGGCATGCGCGTGGCCGCCGCCAGCCTCACTGTCAATGCGCCCACCGGCGGCAGCGTCAACGAGACCAATGCGACGGCGAGCAGCAATGGCGTGTTCCATGCCGTGGTCACCGGCGTGCCGCGCGCCTTCCGCGAGCCGGGCGTGCAGTTGCCCGACCCGCTGCCGGCCGGTACGCCTGCGGGGGTGCCGCGCTGGAACACCAACCCGGAAGTGATCGCCGTCGGCAGTGCCGGCGTCGGCGCCGAGCGGCTGGATCTGGCCTCCGGCTGCCTGGTGCTCAATGTGGTCGGCCCGCTGGATTACAGCTTCCGCCGCTACACGCTGTATCCGGAACGCACCCCGCAGGTGAGCTGCAACGGTGCCGACCAACCGCGCCCGGCGCCGTTGCCACAGGCCGACGACGTGGCCGTGGCCACCTACAACATGGAACGCTTCTTCGACGACCAGAACGACCCGGCGATCGGCGAACCGGTGCTCACCCCGGCCGCGTTCCAGGCCCGCCTCAACAAGGCCTCGCTGGCGATCCGCAACTACCTGCATGCGCCCGACGTGCTGGGCACGGTGGAAGTGGAAAACCTCAGCGTGCTGCAGACCCTGGCCGCGCGCATCAATGCCGACGCGGTGGCCGCCGGCCAGCAGGATCCGAGGTACGTGGCGTATCTGCAGGAAGGCAACGACGTTGGCGGCATCGACGTCGGCTTCCTGGTCAAGACTGCCGAGGTTGCCGGTGGCGTGCAGCGGGTGGAGGTGCTCTCCATCGCCCAGGAAGGCAAGACCACTACCTGGACCGAGCCGGCCGGTGGTGTCAGCCTGCTCAATGACCGCCCGCCCCTGGTGCTCACTGCCAACGTGCACCAGGCCGACGGCCGCACGCTGCCGCTGACCGCCATCGTGGTGCATCAGCGCTCGCTCAACGGCGCCGAGACCGACGACGCGGCCGGTACCCGCATCCGCGCCAAGCGCCAGGCCCAGGCCGAGTACCTGGCGCGCCTGCTGCAGACGCGTCAGCAAGTGAACCCTGACGAAAAAGTACTGGTGATGGGCGACTTCAACGCCTTCGAGTTCAACGACGGCTATGTGGACGCGATGGGCACGGTCACCGGCAAACCGGCGCCGGATGCGCAGACGGTAGTGGGCGGCGATGGCGCCGATCTGGTCGACCCGGACTACACCGACCTGACCTGGTTCAACACGCCCAACCAGAGCTACTCGTACGCCTTTGACGGCAACGTGCAATCGCTGGATCACATCCTGGCCAGCGATGCGCTGATGCGCGCGCCGCAGATCGCCTCGTTGTTGGTAGGCCATGCGCGCATCAATGCCGACTTCCCCGGCACCGCGCGCAACGATGCCAATACGCCCACGCGCTTGTCCGACCACGATCCCACCGTGGTGTTGTTACGCATGAGCAAGCAGGTCAACGCGGACCTGGGCGTGGCGGTCACTGCCGCGCGTGATCAGGTCAGGGAAGATGAGCCTATCGACTACACCGTGGATGTGGAAAACCGTGGGCCGGATCGGGCACCGTTCACAGCCCTGGCACTGGTGTTCGATCTCCCGGTACGGGCGCGTATCACAGCGCCGGTGGGTTGGTTCTGCCAAAACCTGACCAACGCCACGCAGACCACGTTCACCTGCAATCTGCCGGCGCTGAACCCCGGCGCCAAGCAAAGCTTTACGGTGCACCTCGATGCCAGCCCGGAACTGGCTGGACGCACCTTGATGCTGGCTGGGTCGGTCGCCTCGCAATCGCCCGATCCGCAACCCGATAACAACACCGACACCGCAACGGTCACGGTACAAGCACGTCCGCAACCCCGCAGCGACCTGGCGGTGCGCTTCGATGGACCGACCAGCCTGCCGACCACCGCCTTCAATGCCAGCTACCGCGTGCTGCTGGACAACGTCGGCGCCGCACCGGCGCAACGGCCCAGCCTGGTGATCGAAGGCAATACGGTATCGGCGTTGTCGCAGCTGGTGCCACCGCAGGGCTGGCACTGCGACAAGCAGGTGCAATCGCTGCGCAGTGCGCGCTTTGTGTGCAGCAGTGCGGCAGTCGTGCTGCCCGGCGCGCAGCTGGCCTTCCAGTTGAGCGTGGCCGCCAAGCCGATCCCGGCCGACGGCGCCATCCGCGTACAGGCGACTGCGACATCGGCATCGCCGGACGCGAACCCGTCCAACGATTCGGCGCTGATCGTCACCCCGATCGGCGGAGGCGCCGGGCGCCGCTGA
- a CDS encoding tryptophan 2,3-dioxygenase, which yields MPVDKNLRDLEPGIHTDLEGRLTYGGYLRLDQLLSAQQPLSEPAHHDEMLFIIQHQTSELWLKLLAHELRAAIVHLQRDEVWQCRKVLARSKQVLRQLTEQWSVLETLTPSEYMGFRDVLGPSSGFQSLQYRYIEFLLGNKNPQMLQVFAYDPQGQERLRDVLEAPSLYEEFLRYLARFGHAIPPQYQARDWTAAHVADDSLRPVFERIYENTDRYWREYALCEDLVDVETQFQLWRFRHMRTVMRVIGFKRGTGGSSGVGFLQQALALTFFPELFDVRTSVGVESRAPQGNADAGKR from the coding sequence ATGCCCGTCGACAAGAACCTGCGTGACCTGGAACCCGGCATCCACACCGATCTGGAAGGCCGACTGACCTACGGCGGCTATCTGCGTCTGGATCAGTTGCTGTCCGCGCAGCAGCCGCTGTCCGAGCCGGCGCATCACGACGAGATGCTGTTCATCATCCAGCACCAGACGTCCGAGCTATGGCTGAAGCTGCTGGCCCACGAATTGCGCGCGGCCATCGTGCATCTGCAGCGCGATGAGGTCTGGCAGTGCCGCAAGGTGCTGGCGCGCAGCAAACAGGTGTTGCGCCAACTGACCGAGCAATGGTCGGTGCTGGAGACGCTGACGCCCAGCGAGTACATGGGCTTTCGCGATGTGCTCGGCCCGTCGTCGGGTTTTCAGTCGCTGCAATACCGCTACATCGAGTTTCTGTTGGGCAACAAGAACCCGCAGATGCTGCAGGTGTTCGCTTACGACCCGCAGGGCCAGGAGCGTCTGCGCGACGTGCTGGAAGCGCCCAGTCTGTACGAAGAATTCCTGCGCTACCTGGCGCGCTTCGGCCATGCGATTCCGCCGCAGTACCAGGCGCGCGATTGGACAGCGGCGCATGTGGCCGACGACAGCTTGCGTCCGGTCTTCGAGCGCATCTACGAAAACACCGACCGCTACTGGCGCGAATATGCGCTATGCGAGGACCTGGTGGATGTGGAAACCCAATTCCAGCTCTGGCGCTTCCGCCACATGCGCACGGTGATGCGCGTGATCGGCTTCAAGCGCGGCACCGGCGGTTCCAGTGGCGTCGGGTTTTTGCAGCAGGCGTTGGCGCTGACGTTCTTCCCGGAGCTGTTCGACGTGCGCACTTCGGTAGGTGTGGAGAGCCGGGCGCCGCAGGGCAATGCGGACGCTGGGAAGCGCTGA
- a CDS encoding peptide MFS transporter, giving the protein MSVDATAPTSASTPPQPPAPPEFPTLLGHPRPLWMLFMTEFWERFAFYGIRWALVLYIVAQFFGGDATGQAPAGRTYGAYLALVYAAAIFGGYVADRVLGYQRSILVGAAVMATGLFLIAIPDHTMFEIGLATVVVGNGLFKPNISTMVGKLYSVADPRRDSGFTIFYMGINLGAMISPVLTQLLAEKVFGTQAMPAYKMVFMASGAGMLISLVWFWIGRAQLKGIGAPASNAQGIGRVLMVLAGCVLAIPVVYFLLAVGADVLQIVLTVLFIGLSVMLLVEGIREGKVQRDKVIAMLIIFAFNVLFWMFFEQAGSSFTFLADNIVNRNFGEWTFPTAWFQSVNSIAIIALAPVIAWIWVKSGRFNPSIPRKFGLGLLFNGLAFLLLMFALSSLVNDAGKIPFWTLFMVYVIQSVGELCLSPIGLSMVTKLAPVRLVGFGMGGWFLSTGIGNNLSGIFAGHVSGSEGMSVSSALGGYTFGFWALVGAGALLFLIAPLINKLMHGVK; this is encoded by the coding sequence ATGAGCGTTGACGCAACTGCGCCGACATCCGCTTCCACTCCGCCGCAGCCGCCTGCGCCTCCCGAGTTCCCCACGCTGCTGGGCCATCCCCGGCCGCTGTGGATGCTGTTCATGACCGAGTTCTGGGAACGCTTCGCGTTCTACGGCATTCGCTGGGCGCTGGTGCTGTACATCGTGGCGCAGTTCTTCGGCGGCGACGCCACCGGCCAGGCGCCGGCGGGGCGCACCTATGGCGCATATCTGGCGCTGGTGTATGCGGCGGCGATCTTCGGCGGTTACGTGGCCGACCGGGTGCTCGGTTACCAGCGCTCGATCCTGGTGGGCGCGGCAGTGATGGCCACCGGCCTGTTCCTGATCGCCATCCCCGACCACACCATGTTCGAGATCGGCCTGGCCACGGTGGTGGTGGGCAACGGGCTGTTCAAGCCGAACATCTCCACCATGGTCGGCAAGCTGTACTCGGTGGCCGATCCGCGCCGCGACAGCGGCTTCACCATCTTCTATATGGGCATCAACCTGGGCGCAATGATCTCGCCGGTATTGACCCAACTACTGGCCGAAAAGGTGTTCGGCACCCAGGCCATGCCGGCCTACAAGATGGTGTTCATGGCCTCCGGCGCTGGCATGCTGATCAGCCTGGTGTGGTTCTGGATCGGCCGTGCCCAGCTCAAGGGCATCGGCGCGCCCGCATCGAACGCGCAGGGCATCGGCCGCGTGTTGATGGTGCTGGCCGGCTGCGTGCTGGCGATTCCGGTGGTGTACTTCCTGCTGGCCGTTGGGGCCGACGTGCTGCAAATCGTGCTGACGGTGCTGTTCATCGGCCTGTCGGTGATGCTGCTGGTCGAAGGCATCCGCGAGGGCAAGGTGCAGCGCGACAAGGTGATCGCGATGCTGATCATCTTCGCGTTCAACGTGCTGTTCTGGATGTTCTTCGAACAGGCCGGCAGCTCGTTCACCTTCCTGGCCGACAACATCGTCAACCGCAACTTCGGCGAGTGGACCTTCCCGACCGCGTGGTTCCAGTCGGTCAACTCGATCGCCATCATTGCGCTGGCGCCGGTCATCGCCTGGATCTGGGTCAAGTCCGGTCGCTTCAATCCGTCGATTCCGCGCAAGTTCGGCCTGGGCCTGCTGTTCAACGGCCTGGCCTTCCTGCTGCTGATGTTTGCGCTGTCCAGCCTGGTCAACGATGCCGGCAAGATCCCCTTCTGGACCTTGTTCATGGTCTACGTCATCCAGTCGGTAGGCGAGCTGTGCCTGTCGCCGATCGGCTTGTCGATGGTGACCAAACTGGCGCCGGTGCGCCTAGTCGGGTTCGGCATGGGCGGCTGGTTTTTGTCCACCGGCATCGGTAACAACCTGTCGGGTATCTTTGCCGGCCATGTCAGCGGAAGCGAAGGCATGAGCGTGTCCTCTGCGCTGGGCGGGTATACCTTCGGGTTTTGGGCGCTGGTGGGCGCCGGCGCGCTGCTGTTCCTGATCGCGCCGCTGATCAACAAACTGATGCATGGTGTGAAGTGA
- a CDS encoding thioredoxin family protein yields the protein MPIKPIVCGLLLAGLLSACGQHAEQQEAPRPLDTSMQKPPSADPSQPVSSGNTPTAADIAAAAALNAQYDPSRDPAADLETAKVEAKRGGKRIVLNVGNAACEPCKALDELMGGDAELRSFRDAHFVVVKVNRDAANENAAFLSQFAQLNDYPSLLVLDNDGKLLTTQAGPELRKGEGFDRKKLFDFLKQWAPPEA from the coding sequence ATGCCGATCAAACCCATTGTCTGTGGCCTACTGCTGGCCGGCCTGTTGAGCGCCTGCGGGCAACACGCCGAGCAACAGGAAGCGCCACGGCCGCTGGATACGTCGATGCAGAAGCCACCCAGCGCCGACCCCAGCCAGCCGGTGTCCTCGGGCAACACGCCCACCGCTGCCGATATCGCGGCGGCCGCAGCGCTCAACGCGCAATACGACCCCTCGCGCGATCCGGCCGCCGATCTGGAAACGGCCAAGGTCGAGGCCAAACGCGGTGGCAAGCGCATCGTGCTCAACGTGGGCAATGCCGCCTGCGAGCCGTGCAAGGCGCTGGACGAGCTGATGGGTGGCGACGCCGAACTACGCAGCTTCCGCGATGCGCACTTCGTGGTGGTCAAGGTCAATCGCGATGCGGCCAACGAAAACGCCGCGTTCCTGTCGCAATTCGCCCAGCTCAACGACTACCCGTCGCTGCTGGTGCTGGACAACGATGGCAAGCTGCTGACCACGCAGGCCGGCCCGGAGCTGCGCAAGGGCGAGGGCTTCGATCGCAAGAAGCTGTTCGATTTCCTCAAGCAGTGGGCGCCGCCGGAAGCCTGA
- a CDS encoding MarR family winged helix-turn-helix transcriptional regulator, with the protein MSDHDTSNAPQHPVLLNLEQFLPYRLSVLSNRISANIAKVYGDRYGMAIPEWRVITILALYPGSSASEVSDRTAMDKVAVSRAVARLLERGFIRRETHGDDRRRSMLALSPAGRQVYETVAPLVNEMEQRLMSVFSDEEQQLLERLIDRLAKDGLPRMAGKD; encoded by the coding sequence ATGAGCGATCACGACACCTCCAACGCGCCGCAACATCCCGTACTGCTCAACCTCGAGCAGTTCCTGCCGTATCGCCTCAGCGTGCTGTCCAACCGCATCAGCGCCAACATCGCCAAGGTGTACGGCGACCGCTACGGCATGGCCATTCCCGAGTGGCGGGTGATCACCATCCTGGCGCTGTATCCGGGTTCCTCGGCCAGCGAGGTCTCCGACCGTACGGCGATGGACAAGGTTGCAGTGAGTCGCGCGGTGGCGCGGTTGCTGGAACGTGGCTTCATCCGCCGCGAGACCCACGGCGACGATCGCCGCCGCTCGATGCTGGCGCTGTCGCCAGCCGGGCGCCAGGTGTACGAAACCGTCGCACCGCTGGTCAACGAAATGGAACAACGGCTGATGTCGGTGTTCAGTGACGAAGAACAGCAGTTGCTGGAACGGCTGATCGACCGGTTGGCCAAGGATGGGCTACCGCGCATGGCGGGCAAGGACTGA
- the hppD gene encoding 4-hydroxyphenylpyruvate dioxygenase, protein MSAQPNSTVARPNLGMQVTTFENPLGIDGFEFVEFAAPAGQAAQLHDYFRNMGFSAVLRHRSRAITVYRQGGVNFLLNEDPDSFAADFAAAHGPCACGFAIRFRTAADTVLQTVLGNGGEAVQNKPETRAVPAPVVKGIGDCMLYLVDRYGDAGSIYDADFEPIEGADQHPAGFGLTFIDHLTHNLYFGNMQRWSDYYERLFNFREIRYFDIKGAKTGLVSKAMTAPDGIVRIPLNESSDPKSQINEYLDAYQGEGIQHIACFTDDIYTSVGKMRAAGVSFLDTPDTYFDVVDLRIPDHGEDVERLRRNKILIDADVDTKQRKLLQIFTTNCIGPIFFEIIQRKGNEGFGEGNFQALFESIERDQIKRGVL, encoded by the coding sequence ATGAGCGCACAACCGAACAGCACTGTAGCCCGCCCTAATTTGGGGATGCAGGTCACCACCTTCGAAAATCCGCTGGGAATCGACGGGTTCGAATTCGTCGAATTCGCCGCCCCTGCCGGACAGGCTGCGCAACTGCACGACTATTTCCGCAACATGGGCTTCAGCGCGGTGCTGCGTCACCGTAGCCGCGCCATTACCGTCTATCGCCAGGGCGGGGTCAATTTCCTGCTCAACGAAGATCCCGATTCGTTCGCTGCCGACTTTGCCGCCGCGCACGGCCCCTGCGCCTGCGGCTTTGCCATCCGCTTCCGCACCGCGGCCGACACCGTGCTGCAGACGGTGCTGGGCAATGGCGGCGAAGCGGTGCAAAACAAACCCGAGACGCGCGCGGTGCCGGCACCGGTGGTCAAGGGCATCGGCGATTGCATGCTGTATCTGGTGGATCGCTACGGCGATGCCGGCAGCATCTACGATGCCGACTTCGAGCCGATCGAAGGCGCCGATCAACACCCGGCCGGCTTCGGCCTGACCTTTATCGACCACCTCACGCACAACCTGTACTTCGGCAACATGCAGCGTTGGTCGGACTACTACGAGCGCTTGTTCAACTTCCGCGAGATCCGCTACTTCGACATCAAGGGCGCCAAGACCGGCCTGGTGTCCAAGGCAATGACCGCCCCGGACGGCATCGTGCGCATTCCGCTCAACGAATCGTCCGACCCCAAGAGCCAGATCAACGAATATCTGGACGCCTACCAGGGCGAAGGCATCCAGCACATCGCCTGCTTCACCGACGACATCTACACCAGCGTGGGGAAGATGCGCGCCGCTGGCGTCAGCTTCCTGGATACGCCGGACACCTATTTCGACGTGGTGGACCTGCGCATTCCCGACCACGGCGAAGATGTCGAACGCCTGCGCCGCAACAAGATCCTGATCGATGCCGATGTGGACACCAAGCAGCGCAAGTTGCTGCAGATCTTCACCACCAATTGCATCGGCCCGATCTTCTTCGAGATCATCCAGCGCAAGGGCAATGAGGGATTTGGCGAAGGCAATTTCCAGGCACTGTTCGAAAGCATCGAGCGCGATCAGATCAAGCGCGGGGTGCTTTGA
- a CDS encoding endonuclease domain-containing protein — MKIKPPLPTVALAHARALRREMTHSERALWRCLRSNQLEGVKFRRQHPIPPYIADFCCIEAKLIVELDGSQHQASIDQARTRWLQSKGWIVLRFWNNDVLLSLDAVVEAIFTIAAPPYPHPNPSPEGRGA, encoded by the coding sequence ATGAAGATCAAACCGCCATTGCCCACGGTTGCACTAGCCCACGCACGCGCATTGCGTCGCGAGATGACCCACTCAGAGCGCGCACTCTGGCGCTGTCTGCGAAGCAATCAGCTAGAAGGAGTCAAGTTCAGACGTCAGCATCCGATTCCGCCGTACATCGCAGATTTTTGTTGCATTGAAGCTAAGTTGATTGTTGAACTGGACGGATCGCAGCATCAGGCATCCATCGATCAGGCAAGAACGCGTTGGCTTCAATCGAAAGGCTGGATCGTGCTGCGCTTCTGGAATAACGATGTGTTGCTTTCGCTGGATGCTGTGGTTGAGGCGATCTTCACGATAGCCGCACCGCCGTACCCTCACCCCAACCCCTCTCCCGAGGGGAGAGGGGCTTAG
- the hmgA gene encoding homogentisate 1,2-dioxygenase, with amino-acid sequence MQDQFSYMTGFGNEFATEAVPGSLPVGQNSPQRVAHGLYAEQLSGTAFTAPRGENRRSWLYRIRPAAVHGSFCLIEQKQFHNDFGSGPVPPDQLRWSPLPLPSTSTDFVDGLYTMAGNGGPEAMTGVAVHLYAANASMHDRFFYDADGELLLVPQLGRLRVHTELGVLELEPQQIGVIPRGVRFRVELLDGTARGYVCENFGGLLRLPDLGPIGANGLANPRDFQTPCAAFEQREGAFELVAKFQGHLWRADIGHSPLDVVAWHGNYAPYRYDLRHFNTIGSISFDHPDPSIFTVLTSPSDTHGTANMDFAIFPPRWLVAQHTFRPPWFHRNVASEFMGLVHGVYDAKAEGFAPGGASLHNCMSGHGPDAATFDKASQADLSRPDVIADTMAFMFETRAVLRPTQQALQATHRQGDYQQCWSGLRAGFKAPTSGPAD; translated from the coding sequence ATGCAAGACCAATTTTCCTACATGACCGGTTTCGGCAACGAGTTCGCAACCGAAGCGGTGCCAGGCAGCCTGCCGGTCGGGCAGAACTCGCCGCAGCGCGTCGCGCACGGGCTGTATGCCGAGCAGTTGTCGGGTACCGCGTTTACCGCACCGCGCGGCGAAAATCGGCGCAGTTGGCTGTACCGCATTCGCCCGGCGGCCGTGCATGGCAGCTTCTGCTTGATCGAGCAGAAGCAGTTCCACAACGATTTTGGCAGCGGACCGGTGCCGCCGGATCAACTGCGCTGGAGTCCGTTGCCGCTTCCATCCACCTCCACCGATTTTGTCGATGGCCTGTACACCATGGCCGGCAATGGCGGGCCCGAGGCAATGACCGGGGTGGCGGTGCATCTGTATGCGGCCAACGCCTCCATGCACGATCGCTTTTTCTACGATGCCGATGGTGAGTTGTTGCTGGTGCCGCAGCTGGGCCGGCTGCGGGTGCATACCGAGCTCGGCGTGCTGGAGCTGGAGCCGCAGCAGATCGGGGTGATTCCGCGTGGCGTGCGCTTTCGCGTCGAGTTGCTCGACGGCACCGCGCGCGGCTATGTCTGCGAAAACTTCGGCGGGTTGCTGCGCCTGCCGGACCTGGGCCCGATCGGTGCGAATGGCCTGGCCAATCCGCGCGACTTCCAGACCCCATGCGCCGCCTTCGAGCAGCGCGAAGGCGCGTTCGAACTGGTCGCCAAATTTCAGGGGCATCTCTGGCGTGCGGACATCGGTCATTCGCCCTTGGATGTGGTGGCCTGGCACGGCAATTACGCGCCGTATCGCTACGACCTGCGCCACTTCAACACCATTGGCTCGATCAGTTTCGATCACCCCGATCCGAGCATCTTCACGGTGCTGACCTCGCCCAGCGATACGCACGGCACGGCCAATATGGATTTTGCGATCTTCCCGCCCCGCTGGCTGGTGGCGCAGCACACATTTCGCCCGCCGTGGTTTCACCGCAATGTGGCCAGCGAGTTCATGGGGTTGGTGCATGGCGTATACGACGCCAAGGCCGAAGGCTTCGCGCCGGGCGGTGCGTCACTGCATAACTGCATGAGTGGGCACGGCCCGGATGCGGCGACCTTCGACAAGGCCTCGCAGGCGGATCTGTCGCGCCCGGATGTCATCGCCGACACCATGGCCTTCATGTTCGAGACCCGTGCGGTGTTGCGGCCCACCCAGCAGGCGTTACAGGCAACCCATCGACAAGGCGATTACCAGCAGTGCTGGTCCGGCCTACGCGCAGGATTCAAGGCGCCGACGTCTGGCCCGGCGGATTGA
- a CDS encoding Na+/H+ antiporter subunit G — MIALTEYLLSALLLVGTFFILIGALGLVKLSDFFKRLHAPTKASTLGVGCVLLGSVGYHLFLGVDPQPRELLITVFLFITAPISAHMMAKAALSLMMEDRPEVPNHGNMEKEGLPSPSTEGDVGENAETAKQHERPASQPR, encoded by the coding sequence ATGATCGCGCTCACCGAATACCTGCTCAGCGCGTTGTTGCTGGTCGGCACCTTTTTCATCCTGATCGGTGCGTTGGGGCTGGTGAAACTGTCGGACTTCTTCAAGCGGCTGCATGCGCCGACCAAGGCCAGCACGCTGGGAGTGGGCTGCGTATTGCTGGGCTCGGTGGGGTATCACCTGTTCCTGGGGGTGGATCCGCAGCCGCGCGAGCTACTGATCACGGTGTTCTTGTTCATCACCGCGCCGATCAGCGCCCACATGATGGCCAAGGCCGCGCTGTCGCTGATGATGGAAGACCGCCCGGAAGTCCCCAACCACGGCAACATGGAAAAGGAAGGCCTGCCCTCGCCATCCACCGAAGGCGATGTTGGCGAGAATGCAGAGACTGCCAAGCAGCATGAGCGACCTGCATCGCAGCCGCGCTGA
- a CDS encoding K+/H+ antiporter subunit F → MTGHTFIETTIVVCMHAVALAMLLSLWRLLRGPTVPDRILALDTLSITAIAELMLLGMYLDSPIYFEAALVIAMLGFGSTVVLSKYVLRRDIVE, encoded by the coding sequence ATGACCGGCCACACCTTCATCGAGACGACCATCGTGGTGTGCATGCATGCGGTGGCGCTGGCCATGCTGCTGTCACTGTGGCGATTGCTGCGCGGGCCCACCGTGCCGGATCGCATCCTGGCGCTGGACACGCTCTCCATCACCGCCATCGCCGAGCTGATGCTGCTAGGCATGTATCTGGATTCGCCGATCTACTTCGAGGCTGCCCTGGTCATCGCCATGCTGGGCTTTGGTAGCACCGTGGTGCTCAGCAAGTACGTGCTGCGCCGGGATATCGTCGAATGA